The following proteins are co-located in the Manihot esculenta cultivar AM560-2 chromosome 9, M.esculenta_v8, whole genome shotgun sequence genome:
- the LOC122724678 gene encoding probable glutathione S-transferase parC produces MGDNAEVTLLDFWPSPFGMRVRIALAEKGIKYEYREEDLKNKSDLLLQMNPVHKKIPVLIHNGKPVAESLIAVQYIDEVWKDKAPLLPSDPYQRAQANFWADFVDKKIFELGRKIWATKGEEQEAAKQGFIESLKLLEGELGEKLFFGGENLGYVDVALVPFYSWFYAYEVCGNFSIEAECPKLIEWAKRCLAKESVFNSLPDHKKVYGFMLELKKRFGIE; encoded by the exons ATGGGTGATAATGCAGAGGTGACTCTGTTGGACTTCTGGCCAAGCCCTTTTGGTATGAGAGTTAGGATTGCTTTGGCAGAGAAGGGTATTAAGTATGAGTACAGGGAAGAGGATTTGAAGAACAAGAGTGATTTGCTGCTGCAGATGAACCCAGTTCACAAGAAGATCCCAGTTCTcatccacaatggcaaaccagTTGCTGAGTCTCTTATTGCTGTTCAATACATTGATGAAGTCTGGAAGGACAAAGCTCCATTGCTTCCCTCTGATCCTTATCAGAGAGCTCAAGCTAACTTCTGGGCTGATTTTGTTGATAAGAAG atatttgagcttgggaggaaGATATGGGCAACAAAAGGCGAGGAGCAGGAGGCAGCAAAGCAGGGATTCATAGAGTCCCTTAAGCTCCTGGAAGGAGAGCTAGGAGAGAAGCTATTCTTTGGGGGTGAAAATTTGGGCTATGTGGATGTTGCTCTTGTGCCATTCTATAGCTGGTTTTACGCCTATGAGGTGTGTGGAAATTTCAGCATAGAGGCTGAGTGTCCTAAGCTTATTGAATGGGCTAAAAGGTGCTTGGCAAAGGAGTCTGTGTTCAACTCTCTTCCTGATCACAAGAAGGTCTATGGATTTATGTTGGAGCTGAAGAAGCGATTTGGGATAGAGTAG